Proteins co-encoded in one Streptomyces sp. JH34 genomic window:
- a CDS encoding glycerophosphodiester phosphodiesterase — translation MTATTSGRHPYLDHPSTIPFAHRGGAADGSENTAAAFRRAADAGYRYFETDVHATADGRLVAFHDPTLDRVTDARGRISRLPWDEVRRARVAGSEPLPLFEELLEEFPDARWNVDIKAEPALAPLVELIRRTDAWDRVCVGSFSESRVARAHRLAGPGLATSYGVRGVLALRLRSYGIPAALRAGAVCVQVPESQGGIRVVDRRFVRAAHAHGLQVHVWTVNEPERMGALLDLGVDGIMTDHIETLRTVLGERGAWS, via the coding sequence GTGACCGCAACGACATCGGGGCGCCACCCCTACCTGGACCATCCTTCGACGATCCCCTTCGCCCATCGCGGAGGGGCGGCGGACGGCTCGGAGAACACCGCAGCCGCGTTCCGCCGGGCGGCCGACGCCGGCTACCGCTACTTCGAGACCGATGTGCACGCCACGGCGGACGGGCGCCTGGTGGCCTTCCACGACCCGACGCTGGACCGGGTGACGGACGCCCGGGGCCGGATATCCCGGCTGCCCTGGGACGAGGTGCGCCGGGCGAGGGTGGCGGGCAGCGAACCGCTGCCGCTGTTCGAGGAGTTGCTGGAGGAGTTCCCGGACGCCCGCTGGAACGTGGACATCAAGGCGGAGCCCGCCCTCGCACCGCTCGTCGAGCTGATCCGCAGGACCGACGCGTGGGACCGGGTCTGCGTGGGCTCGTTCTCGGAGTCGCGGGTGGCCCGGGCGCATCGCCTCGCGGGTCCGGGGCTGGCCACCTCCTACGGGGTACGCGGCGTGCTCGCGCTGCGACTGCGCTCGTACGGCATCCCGGCGGCGCTCCGGGCGGGAGCCGTCTGCGTGCAGGTCCCTGAGAGCCAGGGCGGCATCCGTGTCGTCGACCGGAGGTTCGTCCGCGCGGCGCACGCGCACGGTCTGCAGGTCCACGTCTGGACGGTCAACGAACCGGAACGGATGGGGGCGCTCCTGGACCTCGGCGTGGATGGCATCATGACCGATCACATCGAGACGCTGCGCACGGTGCTGGGCGAGCGGGGGGCCTGGTCCTGA
- a CDS encoding PLP-dependent aminotransferase family protein, translating to MVQWTSTVGAAQLARQLQGQQARPLAPGTRKPPAYRALADGVRLLVLEGRVPVAARLPAERELALALSLSRTTVAAAYEALRAEGFLESRRGAGSWTAVPAGNPLPARGLEPLPPESLGSMIDLGCAALPAPEPWLTRAVQGALEELPPYAHTHGDYPAGLPALRQMIADRYTGYGIPTMPEQIMVTTGAMGAIDAICHLFAGRGERIAVESPSYANILQLMRETGARLVPVAMEEGLGGWDMNRWRQVLRDAAPRLAYVVADFHNPTGALADEQQRRALVEAARSAGTVLVVDETMGELDLDADDDMPRKVCAFDPAGSTVLTVGSASKAFWAGMRIGWVRAAPDVIRSLVAARAYADMGTPVLEQLAINWLMRTGGWEQAVAVRREQARENRDALVRAVRRELPAWEFEVPRGGLTLWVRTGGLSGSRLAVAGERVGVRVPSGPRFGVDGAFEGYVRLPFTVGGAVADEAAQRLATAAGLVASGAGVGAEAPRTFVA from the coding sequence ATGGTGCAGTGGACCTCGACCGTCGGAGCGGCGCAACTCGCCCGCCAGCTCCAGGGCCAGCAGGCCCGTCCCCTGGCGCCGGGCACCCGCAAACCGCCCGCCTACCGCGCCCTCGCCGACGGCGTCCGTCTGCTCGTCCTGGAGGGCCGGGTCCCGGTCGCCGCCCGGCTCCCGGCCGAGAGGGAGCTCGCCCTCGCCCTGTCCCTCAGCCGCACCACCGTCGCCGCCGCGTACGAGGCGCTGCGGGCGGAGGGTTTCCTCGAGTCACGCCGCGGGGCGGGCAGCTGGACCGCAGTCCCGGCCGGGAACCCGCTGCCGGCCCGGGGCCTCGAACCGCTGCCCCCGGAGTCCCTCGGCTCGATGATCGACCTCGGCTGCGCCGCCCTGCCCGCCCCGGAACCGTGGCTGACCCGGGCCGTCCAGGGCGCGCTGGAGGAGCTGCCGCCGTACGCGCACACCCACGGCGACTACCCGGCCGGCCTGCCCGCCCTCCGGCAGATGATCGCGGACCGCTACACCGGGTACGGCATCCCCACGATGCCGGAACAGATCATGGTCACCACCGGCGCGATGGGCGCCATCGACGCCATCTGCCACCTCTTCGCGGGGCGCGGCGAGCGCATCGCCGTGGAGTCGCCGAGCTACGCCAACATCCTCCAGCTCATGCGGGAGACGGGTGCCAGGCTGGTGCCCGTGGCGATGGAGGAGGGGCTCGGCGGCTGGGACATGAACCGGTGGCGGCAGGTCCTGCGGGACGCCGCGCCGAGGCTGGCCTACGTCGTCGCGGACTTCCACAACCCCACGGGTGCTCTGGCCGACGAGCAGCAGCGCCGCGCCCTGGTCGAGGCGGCGCGGTCGGCGGGCACGGTCCTGGTGGTCGACGAGACCATGGGCGAACTGGACCTGGACGCCGATGACGACATGCCGCGCAAGGTCTGCGCCTTCGATCCCGCGGGCAGCACCGTCCTGACCGTCGGATCCGCCAGCAAGGCGTTCTGGGCCGGCATGCGGATCGGCTGGGTGCGTGCCGCGCCGGACGTGATCCGCAGCCTGGTCGCGGCGCGCGCCTACGCCGACATGGGCACCCCGGTTCTGGAGCAGCTCGCCATCAACTGGCTGATGCGGACCGGGGGCTGGGAGCAGGCCGTGGCCGTCCGGCGCGAGCAGGCCCGGGAGAACAGGGACGCCCTGGTGCGCGCGGTGCGCCGGGAGCTCCCCGCGTGGGAGTTCGAGGTGCCGCGCGGTGGCCTCACGCTCTGGGTGCGCACCGGCGGACTCTCCGGCTCCCGGCTGGCCGTGGCGGGCGAGCGGGTCGGCGTCCGCGTCCCGTCGGGACCCCGTTTCGGTGTCGACGGGGCCTTCGAGGGCTATGTGCGGCTGCCCTTCACGGTGGGCGGCGCGGTGGCGGACGAAGCGGCGCAGAGACTCGCCACGGCCGCCGGTCTGGTCGCCTCCGGGGCGGGAGTGGGGGCCGAGGCCCCCCGCACCTTCGTCGCCTGA
- a CDS encoding ankyrin repeat domain-containing protein — MSETPDPEVVELATKVFGLARRGETDALAAYVDAGVPANLTNDRGDSLLMLAAYHGHAPAVVALAGRGADPDRANDRGQTPLAGAVFKGEREVIDALLAAGADPAAGTPSAVDTARMFGKDDLLELFGAR, encoded by the coding sequence ATGAGCGAAACCCCCGATCCCGAGGTGGTCGAGCTGGCGACGAAGGTCTTCGGCCTGGCCCGCCGGGGCGAGACCGACGCGCTCGCCGCCTACGTCGACGCGGGGGTCCCCGCGAACCTCACCAACGACCGGGGCGACTCCCTGCTCATGCTCGCCGCCTACCACGGCCACGCCCCCGCCGTCGTGGCGCTCGCGGGCCGCGGCGCCGACCCGGACCGGGCCAACGACCGGGGACAGACCCCGTTGGCCGGAGCCGTCTTCAAGGGCGAGCGCGAAGTGATCGACGCACTGCTCGCCGCGGGGGCCGATCCGGCCGCCGGAACCCCCTCCGCCGTGGACACCGCGCGCATGTTCGGCAAGGACGACCTGCTGGAACTCTTCGGTGCGCGCTGA
- a CDS encoding HEAT repeat domain-containing protein, which translates to MFDPFIAPSGTLLGLLQRGRGDGTLHALAAPRSEALAALNHCVLSDPRHDWQVENRSLYYARLYLDLDGGTEEIERHLWDPEDHLDTDDSRTGLALAVLGHLASYGRDDALVLLRRYAATGANWAWALDELALRDDDTGLRSLAEAVLARFPATPEGAAELAATVRDAFEPRPWRLWADDPRETVGARVRAATEQGSFDRWQRQMRPGGPRPGWSVQAVFDWAQEGLERGSALHVPAARCLSAVAGSEDRPLIVEAARSGPEGARCAALHYLAEARDPAVLDLVEHAVAGPSGTVAEAAVAAFERMCGEAAVRRARRWAHRPDALGASAAGVLACRGTAQDAPLVLAALREAVRGEGPDTPRLWTLVDGTGRLGIACAAPVLRHVYRETSSSHLRGRAARALAATDPSFASGFAVECLWDCEETTRELAAHHAETGDIRVAERLRRLAADPAEEAEVQTAVRSRIGPDAPAV; encoded by the coding sequence ATGTTCGATCCGTTCATAGCGCCGAGCGGCACACTGCTCGGCCTGCTGCAGAGGGGCCGCGGCGACGGCACGCTCCACGCGCTCGCCGCCCCCCGTTCCGAGGCCCTCGCGGCTCTCAACCACTGCGTCCTGAGCGATCCGCGTCATGACTGGCAGGTCGAGAACCGCTCCCTCTACTACGCCCGCCTGTACCTCGATCTCGACGGTGGCACCGAGGAGATCGAGCGCCACCTGTGGGACCCCGAGGACCACCTCGACACCGACGACTCACGCACGGGTCTCGCACTCGCCGTGCTCGGGCACCTCGCCTCCTACGGCCGCGACGACGCCCTCGTGCTCCTGCGCCGGTACGCCGCGACCGGGGCCAACTGGGCCTGGGCGCTCGACGAGCTGGCCCTGCGCGACGACGACACCGGGCTGCGCTCCCTCGCCGAGGCGGTGCTCGCCCGCTTCCCCGCCACCCCGGAGGGCGCCGCCGAGCTGGCCGCCACCGTGCGGGACGCCTTCGAGCCCCGTCCCTGGCGGCTCTGGGCCGACGACCCGCGTGAGACGGTCGGCGCCCGGGTCAGGGCGGCGACGGAGCAGGGCTCCTTCGACCGGTGGCAGCGGCAGATGAGGCCGGGCGGGCCGCGTCCCGGATGGAGCGTCCAGGCCGTCTTCGACTGGGCCCAGGAAGGGCTGGAGCGCGGCAGCGCGCTCCACGTTCCCGCGGCACGGTGCCTGTCGGCGGTCGCCGGGTCCGAGGACCGTCCCCTGATCGTCGAGGCCGCCCGCAGCGGCCCGGAGGGCGCGCGCTGCGCAGCCCTGCACTATCTCGCCGAGGCCCGGGACCCCGCCGTGCTCGATCTCGTCGAACACGCCGTCGCCGGCCCCTCCGGCACCGTCGCCGAGGCGGCCGTGGCCGCCTTCGAGCGCATGTGCGGAGAGGCAGCGGTCCGTCGTGCGCGGCGCTGGGCCCACCGGCCCGACGCCCTCGGAGCCTCGGCGGCCGGAGTCCTGGCCTGCCGCGGGACCGCGCAGGACGCCCCGCTCGTCCTCGCCGCGCTGCGCGAGGCGGTCCGGGGCGAGGGCCCCGACACCCCGCGGCTGTGGACCCTGGTCGACGGCACGGGCCGGCTGGGCATCGCCTGCGCCGCTCCCGTCCTCCGCCACGTGTACCGGGAGACGTCCTCCTCGCACCTGCGCGGACGTGCCGCCCGGGCCCTGGCCGCCACCGACCCGTCCTTCGCCAGCGGATTCGCCGTCGAGTGCCTCTGGGACTGCGAGGAGACCACCCGGGAGCTCGCCGCACACCATGCGGAGACCGGGGACATCCG